The Candidozyma auris chromosome 1, complete sequence genome includes a region encoding these proteins:
- the RKI1 gene encoding ribose-5-phosphate isomerase RKI1, with amino-acid sequence MSNLIESAKKAAAYRAVDENLPDHVKVVGVGSGSTVVYAAERLGQLSNKTSFVCIPTGFQSKQLIIDNGLSIGTIEQYPKVDIAFDGADEVDPQLNLIKGGGACLFQEKLVAEAAKTFVVVADFRKKSPDHLGVSWRRGVPIEIVPNSYAKVTLDLKALGAESVVLRQGGAAKAGPVITDNNNFIIDADFGSIEDPAMLHAKIKSLVGVVETGLFTNMAAKAYFGEEDGEVSVLEAHK; translated from the coding sequence ATGTCCAACTTAATAGAGTCTGCGAAAAAGGCAGCTGCCTACAGAGCTGTGGATGAAAACCTTCCTGACCATGTGAAAGTCGTAGGGGTGGGTTCAGGCTCCACAGTGGTTTATGCGGCAGAGAGGTTGGGCCAGTTGAGCAACAAGACTCTGTTCGTGTGTATCCCAACAGGATTCCAGTCGAAACAGTTGATCATCGACAATGGGCTTCTGATAGGCACAATTGAACAGTACCCTAAAGTTGATATTGCCTTTGACGGTGCTGACGAGGTGGATCCTCAgctcaacttgatcaaagGTGGAGGTGCCTGCTTgtttcaagaaaagctcGTGGCTGAGGCAGCCAAAACGTTTGTGGTAGTTGCAGACTTCAGAAAGAAGTCACCTGATCACTTGGGTGTTCTGTGGAGAAGGGGCGTCCCAATTGAGATTGTGCCCAACTCCTACGCTAAGGTGACGCTCGATTTGAAAGCTTTGGGAGCAGAAAGTGTCGTGCTTAGACAAGGCGGCGCAGCTAAGGCCGGCCCGGTGATCACAGATAATAACAACTTTATCATCGATGCGGACTTTGGCTCTATCGAGGACCCTGCAATGTTGCATGCGAAGATCAAGAGTTTGGTTGGTGTTGTGGAGACAGGCTTATTTACGAATATGGCCGCTAAGGCCTATTTTGGTGAGGAAGACGGAGAAGTCTCAGTGTTGGAAGCTCACAAGTAG
- the ARF3 gene encoding Arf family GTPase ARF3: MGVLVSRLFKNREMRILMLGLDNAGKTTILYKLKLGKTSKTAPTVGFNVETVKHKNVSFAVWDCGGQERIRPLWRHYFTGTNALIYVVDSSDKDRLEESKKELMRVINDKELADCLLIVLANKQDVPDAVKPKDLIEQFDMNSLSGQHVWSVIPTIAIDGTGLAETLSWISNHSK, translated from the exons ATGGGTGTTCTAGTG TCACGTCTTTTCAAGAACAGAGAGATGAGAATCCTCATGTTGGGTCTTGACAACGCTGGCAAGACCACCATTCTCTACAAGCTTAAGTTGGGCAAAACATCTAAAACAGCACCCACAGTTGGATTCAACGTCGAGACAGTGAAGCACAAGAACGTGTCATTTGCGGTATGGGACTGTGGTGGACAAGAGCGTATCAGACCGTTGTGGAGACACTACTTCACGGGCACAAACGCGTTGATATACGTGGTAGATTCGTCAGATAAAGACCGTCTAGAGGAGtcaaagaaagagttgATGCGTGTCATCAACGACAAAGAGTTGGCAGACTGCTTGTTGATCGTGTTGGCCAACAAGCAGGACGTGCCTGACGCCGTCAAACCCAAGGACCTTATCGAGCAGTTTGACATGAACAGCTTGAGCGGGCAGCACGTGTGGTCTGTCATCCCCACCATTGCCATTGATGGCACTGGCTTGGCTGAGACCTTGAGCTGGATCTCCAACCACTCCAAGTGA
- a CDS encoding DEAH-box ATP-dependent RNA helicase PRP43 produces MGDKKKHKKQKLMDSEAEKVAELAEESLREHPHPQPPQKMEFHDGGEFKGVERHNTTAHSAEKLEDGPQNPFTGEKFSQKYFDILKTRRDLPVHAQRDEFLKTFQSTQIMVFVGETGSGKTTQIPQFVLYDDMPHLHGKMVACTQPRRVAAMSVAKRVADELDVQLGDEVGYSIRFENKTSPKTILKYMTDGMLLREAMEDHDLSRYSCIMLDEAHERTLATDILMGLLKQVTMRRPDLKLIIMSATLDAEKFQQYFHNAPLLAVPGRTHPVEIYYTPEYQKDYLDAAIRTVLQIHATEDEGDVLLFLTGEEEIEDACRKIQLEGDELIREQDCGPLKVYPLYGSLPPHQQQKIFEPAPENHKPGGRPGRKVIVSTNIAETSLTIDGIVYVVDPGFSKQKVYNPRIRVESLLVSPISKASAQQRAGRAGRTRPGKCFRLYTEEAFKKELIEQSYPEILRSNLASTVLELKKLGVDDLVHFDFMDPPAPETMMRALEELNYLQCLSDEGDLTALGRLASNFPLDPMLAVMLIGSPAFKCSEEILSIVALLSVPNVFVRPASARKRADEIKMSFAHPDGDHLTLLNVYEAFNSYEAYEIGLHQWCRDNFLSYRSLTSAKNVRSQLRRLMERYDLELVSTPFEDRNYWDNIRKALVAGFFMQVAKKKSGNKGFLTVKDNQDVLIHPSTTLAKENEWVIYNEFVLTSKNYIRTVTNVRPEWLVELAPKYYNLDHFSRGDVKLSLERVIGKR; encoded by the coding sequence ATGGgcgacaaaaaaaagcacaaaaaacAGAAGTTGATGGATTCAGAAGCTGAGAAAGTGGCAGAGTTGGCAGAGGAAAGCTTGAGAGAACACCCTCACCCACAACCTCCGCAAAAGATGGAATTCCACGATGGAGGTGAGTTCAAGGGTGTTGAAAGACACAACACCACGGCTCATCTGGcagagaaacttgaagacGGGCCCCAAAACCCATTTACTGGAGAAAAGTTTTCTCAGAAGTACTTCGACATtttgaaaacaagaagagatttGCCCGTGCATGCCCAGAGAgatgagtttctcaagactTTCCAAAGCACCCAAATCATGGTTTTCGTGGGTGAGACCGGTTCTGGTAAAACAACCCAGATTCCTCAATTTGTCTTGTATGATGACATGCCTCACCTCCACGGGAAAATGGTTGCTTGTACCCAACCTAGAAGAGTGGCGGCCATGTCGGTTGCCAAAAGAGTCGCTGATGAATTGGACGTGCAACTTGGCGACGAAGTCGGATACCTGATCAGATTCGAAAATAAAACTTCCCCAAAGACTATTCTCAAGTATATGACAGATGGTATGCTTTTGCGAGAGGCAATGGAGGACCATGACTTGCTGAGATACTCGTGTATCATGCTAGACGAGGCCCACGAGCGTACCTTGGCAACAGACATATTGATGGGGCTTTTGAAACAAGTCACCATGCGCAGACCAGATCTCAAACTTATAATCATGTCAGCCACGTTAGACGCTGAGAAATTTCAGCAATACTTTCACAACGCTCCACTTTTAGCTGTTCCAGGTCGTACTCACCCTGTGGAAATCTACTACACTCCAGAATATCAAAAAGATTATTTGGATGCTGCCATAAGAACAGTCTTGCAAATTCATGCCACAGAAGACGAGGGTGATgttcttttatttttgaCGGGtgaagaggaaattgaagatgcttGCAGAAAGATCCAACTTGAGGGCGATGAGCTAATCCGTGAGCAGGATTGTGGGCCACTCAAGGTGTACCCATTGTATGGTTCATTacctcctcatcaacagcaaaaaatttttgagCCAGCACCAGAGAACCATAAACCCGGCGGAAGACCGGGAAGAAAGGTTATTGTGTCAACAAACATTGCTGAGACTTCGCTTACCATCGATGGTATCGTGTACGTGGTTGATCCTGGTTTCTCCAAGCAGAAAGTGTACAATCCCCGTATCAGAGTCGAATCCTTGTTAGTCTCTCCAATCTCCAAAGCATCTGCCCAACAAAGAGCTGGTCGTGCTGGTCGTACGCGGCCCGGTAAGTGTTTCAGATTGTACACTGAAGAAGcattcaagaaggagttgattgAGCAGTCCTACCCCGAGATTTTGCGTTCTAACTTGGCTTCTACTGTTCTTgaactcaagaaattggGTGTCGATGATTTGGTTCACTTTGATTTCATGGACCCTCCAGCACCAGAGACAATGATGCgtgctcttgaagagctcaactACCTACAGTGTCTCTCTGACGAAGGTGACTTGACTGCATTGGGACGTTTAGCATCAAATTTCCCTCTTGATCCAATGTTGGCGGTCATGTTGATAGGATCTCCAGCATTCAAGTGTTCCGAAGAGATTCTTTCGATCGTTGCACTTTTGTCTGTCCCCAACGTGTTCGTTCGCCCAGCGTCTGCTAGAAAGAGAGCGGACGAGATCAAGATGTCGTTTGCTCACCCCGATGGTGACCACTTGACATTGCTTAATGTCTACGAGGCTTTCAACTCCTACGAAGCATATGAAATTGGCTTGCACCAGTGGTGCAGagacaacttcttgtcatACCGTTCCCTCACGTCAGCCAAGAATGTTCGGTCTCAATTGCGTCGTCTTATGGAACGTTACGATTTGGAGTTGGTGCTGACGCCGTTTGAGGACCGCAACTACTGGGACAACATCAGAAAGGCACTTGTAGCTGGATTTTTCATGCAAGTTgctaagaagaagagcggCAACAAAGGATTTCTCACTGTAAAGGACAATCAGGACGTGTTGATTCACCCAAGCACAACGCTTGCCAAGGAGAATGAGTGGGTCATATACAACGAGTTTGTTCTCACGTCCAAGAACTATATCCGTACGGTGACAAATGTACGTCCTGAGTGGTTGGTTGAGTTGGCGCCCAAATACTACAACTTAGATCACTTCTCCCGTGGAGACGTGAAGCTCTCATTGGAGAGGGTCATTGGCAAAAGGTAA
- the ABC1 gene encoding protein kinase COQ8 — protein MSRKAVFDVYAISGAASRVARHSASIASADASRCWSKSFLVAQAKKLDSSGPMWTDLRGKARAARSQKRHFATCSVAREPTHRSHKHPQLTTVHQHPQHSHHHHHHHHHHDRNYSTKSVKLFVEEHEEKSADPSHHNVKKVIGGAKVKPSFDMSQSEVPSTRLARMFHYGSLAAGMGISAASHGLRQVAQGNGSSLSMKKLFLSPANIERMAKKFSKMRGAALKIGQMMSFQDASILPAEIQQILLRVQNSAHYMPLAQLERIMTAELGRDWRKNLFSSFDDVPFAAASIGQVHNAVTEDLTPVVVKVQYPGVVESIDSDLNNLLMLLTASSILPRGLFLDKTIANARVELKWECDYIREAQNLVRFRELLENDPVFEVPRVLHKMSGEHVLTMEKMGGTEIVKGNWDQKTRDWIATNIMRLCLTELKTFRFMQTDPNWANFLYNEKTHKIELLDFGAAREFEDNFVDNYVEILRASVRKDREAVREYSLKAGFLTGLESPAMVKAHVDSVMVLGEAFCPQPNHKPFDFSNQTITDRVRDNIGLMLNERLTPPPEETYSLHRKMSGVFLLCAKLKATVPCEQLFKDIVGY, from the coding sequence ATGTCCAGAAAAGCTGTTTTTGACGTCTACGCCATCCTGGGCGCTGCGTCCAGAGTCGCCAGACACAGCGCCTCCATCGCTTCCGCCGATGCTTCACGCTGCTGGTCCAAGCTGTTCTTGGTGGCCCAGGCAAAGAAGCTCGACTCGAGCGGGCCTATGTGGACCGACCTTCGAGGCAAGGCCCGGGCTGCCAGgtctcaaaagagacacTTCGCTACGTGTAGCGTGGCCAGAGAACCCACCCACCGTTCCCATAAACATCCTCAACTCACCACGGTCCACCAACACCCGCAGCATagtcaccaccaccaccaccaccaccaccaccacgACAGAAACTACTCCACGAAGTCCGTCAAGCTATTTGTGGAGGAACATGAGGAGAAATCGGCAGACCCCAGCCAccacaatgtcaagaaggtgatTGGCGGGGCCAAAGTGAAACCCTCGTTTGATATGTCTCAGCTGGAGGTACCCAGTACCCGGTTGGCCAGAATGTTTCACTACGGTTCCTTGGCTGCGGGAATGGGCATCTCGGCTGCTTCCCATGGCTTGAGACAAGTTGCACAGGGCAACGGCTCGTCCCTCAgcatgaagaagttgtttttGAGTCCGGCAAACATCGAGAGAAtggccaagaagttcaGCAAAATGAGAGGCGCAGCTCTCAAAATCGGACAAATGATGTCTTTTCAGGACGCTTCTATCTTGCCTGCTGAAATCCAGCAGATCCTCTTACGTGTTCAGAATCTGGCCCATTACATGCCTTTGGCCCAGTTGGAGCGTATTATGACTGCTGAGTTGGGCCGTGACTGGCGTAAGAACTTGTTTTCCTCATTTGACGATGTTCcctttgctgctgcttctaTTGGACAGGTCCACAACGCTGTCACTGAGGACTTGACCCCAGTGGTCGTCAAGGTTCAATACCCTGGTGTGGTCGAGTCCATTGACTctgacttgaacaacttgcTCATGCTCCTAACTGCATCTTCCATTTTGCCTCGTGGGTTGTTTTTGGATAAGACAATCGCCAATGCTCGTGTTGAGCTTAAGTGGGAGTGTGACTACATTCGTGAAGCCCAGAACTTGGTTCGCTTCAGAGAACTACTTGAGAACGATCCTGTGTTTGAGGTTCCAAGAGTTCTTCACAAGATGTCTGGGGAACACGTGTTAACAATGGAGAAGATGGGTGGTACCGAGATTGTTAAAGGCAACTGGGACCAGAAGACAAGGGACTGGATTGCCACTAACATCATGAGACTTTGTCTCACAGAGTTGAAGACTTTCCGTTTTATGCAGACAGACCCCAACTgggccaacttcttgtacAATGAGAAGACACACAAGATTGAATTGTTGGACTTTGGCGCTGCTCGTGAGTTCGAAGATAACTTTGTGGATAACTATGTTGAGATCTTGCGTGCTTCGGTCCGCAAAGATCGCGAGGCTGTGCGTGAGTATTCCCTCAAGGCTGGGTTCTTGACAGGTTTGGAGTCTCCAGCCATGGTGAAGGCACACGTGGACTCAGTAATGGTATTGGGTGAAGCTTTCTGTCCTCAACCAAACCACAAGCCATTTGATTTCTCCAATCAGACTATAACTGATAGAGTTAGAGACAACATCGGTTTGATGTTGAATGAAAGATTGACACCTCCCCCCGAGGAGACTTATTCCTTGCACAGAAAGATGAGCGGAGTGTTCTTGTTGTGTGCTAAGTTGAAGGCTACCGTCCCTTGTGAACAGTTGTTCAAGGACATTGTTGGCTACTAA